In one Siniperca chuatsi isolate FFG_IHB_CAS linkage group LG14, ASM2008510v1, whole genome shotgun sequence genomic region, the following are encoded:
- the LOC122888126 gene encoding mesenteric estrogen-dependent adipogenesis protein-like → MKKNKASYSRMRAMRATEVEEFLRKPPAGFSVEVLGSGYRVHSDPEKSLVLIDDFESCRGKIVFQNSLGRKAKMHNLWEYTSMRKSLLSKRIYLLMSACEENLSATNKQAANEARVLQQYVVSIDGNDPFIKWQMERGLDWTITSVAGESYRVDIDLTELLESWAAKNIHIITDKLTKVKPVWRDASFTLKYYSDALFDFPHWFGFSKRKFKLRQT, encoded by the exons atgaagaaaaacaaagcgtCCTACAGCAGGATGAGAGCGATGAGAGCGACAGAAGTAGAAGAGTTCTTGAGAAAACCTCCGGCCGGTTTCTCCGTGGAGGTCCTCGGTTCGGGTTACCGAGTCCACAGCGATCCCGAGAAGAGCCTGGTGCTCATCGATGACTTCGAGTCCTGCAGAGGAAAAATAGTTTTCCAGAACTCGCTGGGAAG GAAAGCTAAAATGCACAATCTATGGGAGTACACCAGCATGAGGAAGAGTCTGTTGTCCAAGCGGATCTATCTGCTGATGTCTGCCTGCGAAGAAAACCTTTCAGCGACTAACAAACAGGCAGCTAATGAAGCCAGAG TGCTGCAGCAGTACGTGGTGTCCATTGACGGCAACGATCCTTTCATCAAGTGGCAGATGGAGAGAGGCCTGGACTGGACCATCACCTCTGTTGCTGGGGAAAGCTACAGGGTGGAT ATTGACTTGACTGAACTACTGGAGAGCTGGGCAGCAAAAAACATCCACATCATAACTGATAAACTAACAAAAGTCAAACCTGTGTGGAGAGACGCCTCCTTCACCCTCAAATACTATTCTGATGCCCTATTTGACTTCCCACACTGGTTTGGCttcagcaaaagaaaatttAAG TTGAGGCAGACATGA